Proteins encoded by one window of Dyella humicola:
- the rpsE gene encoding 30S ribosomal protein S5 → MSSTDRENSDGLLEKLIAVNRVAKTVKGGRQMSFTALTVVGDGEGKVGFGYGKAREVPVAISKAMERARRNMVNIDLNNGTLWYAIKANHGAARVFMQPASEGTGVIAGGAMRAVLEVVGVKNVLAKAVGSRNPINLVRATIKGLQAVASPKQIAAKRGKTLEEVLGNG, encoded by the coding sequence ATGTCTTCTACCGATCGCGAAAATTCAGACGGCCTGCTCGAAAAGCTGATTGCCGTCAACCGCGTGGCCAAGACCGTTAAGGGTGGCCGCCAAATGAGCTTCACCGCGCTGACCGTGGTCGGCGACGGCGAGGGCAAAGTCGGCTTCGGTTATGGCAAGGCGCGTGAAGTGCCGGTCGCCATCTCCAAGGCCATGGAGCGCGCCCGTCGCAACATGGTGAACATCGATCTCAACAACGGCACCCTGTGGTACGCCATCAAGGCCAACCATGGCGCAGCCCGCGTGTTCATGCAGCCGGCTTCCGAGGGTACTGGCGTGATCGCCGGTGGCGCCATGCGCGCTGTGCTGGAAGTGGTTGGTGTGAAGAACGTGCTGGCCAAGGCCGTTGGTTCGCGCAACCCGATCAACCTGGTGCGCGCCACCATCAAGGGCCTGCAGGCCGTTGCCTCGCCGAAGCAGATCGCTGCCAAGCGCGGCAAGACCCTGGAAGAGGTGCTGGGCAATGGCTAA
- the rplR gene encoding 50S ribosomal protein L18, whose translation MTMNKNESRLRRAKSTRSHIRTLAVARLSVHRTGQHLYAQVFDASGKNVVAAASTVQKSVAEGLKGTKNLEAAVAVGKAVAERALAAGIEAVAFDRSGFRYHGRIKALADAAREAGLKF comes from the coding sequence ATGACGATGAACAAGAACGAATCCCGCCTGCGTCGCGCCAAGTCGACCCGCTCGCACATCCGCACGCTCGCCGTTGCTCGTCTGTCGGTGCATCGCACCGGTCAGCACCTGTACGCGCAGGTGTTCGACGCGTCCGGCAAGAACGTGGTGGCTGCTGCCTCCACGGTGCAGAAGTCGGTCGCTGAAGGCTTGAAGGGCACCAAGAATCTTGAGGCGGCTGTGGCCGTCGGCAAGGCAGTGGCTGAGCGTGCACTGGCTGCTGGTATTGAAGCCGTGGCGTTTGATCGCTCGGGCTTCCGTTACCACGGTCGCATCAAGGCTCTGGCCGATGCGGCGCGCGAAGCCGGCTTGAAGTTCTAA